DNA sequence from the Corynebacterium yudongzhengii genome:
CCGGCGCGAAGTCCGGGCTGAGCGACTCGGCGGATTCCACCGCCGGGTTGAAGGCGGGCCGGGCGCTGAGCACCGCGAAATGCGTGTTGGAGAGGCTGCCTAAAAGGGGGAACATGGGCGTCGAAAAGCCTAACAGCGAGCCGGCGAGCGCCGAGATCGTGCCGCCGTGAGCGACCACCAGCACGGCGGAGTTGTTCCAGTCGTCGAAGGTGGCCATGAGCTCGTCGATCACGCGGCGGGCGCGCTGGGCGACTTGGATGCGCGACTCCCCGCCCGGCGGGGCCCAGGTCGGGTCGTGGCGCCAGTAGACGCGGGCGCCCGGGTAGCGGACGTCGACCTCGTCGTG
Encoded proteins:
- a CDS encoding histidine phosphatase family protein, which codes for MTRRLYLLRHGQTDHNATRRMQGQLDTHLSEAGLEGAHRVAEMLEGREISKVIASDLSRAADTARVVGERIGVEVTIDPRLRETHLGEWQDMHHDEVDVRYPGARVYWRHDPTWAPPGGESRIQVAQRARRVIDELMATFDDWNNSAVLVVAHGGTISALAGSLLGFSTPMFPLLGSLSNTHFAVLSARPAFNPAVESAESLSPDFAPGGGTSAQWYLNGWNIGLGDI